From a region of the Solanum stenotomum isolate F172 chromosome 2, ASM1918654v1, whole genome shotgun sequence genome:
- the LOC125855870 gene encoding uncharacterized protein LOC125855870, whose amino-acid sequence MAPTSSTSDPIIESTPSTLSAGNNVIDATHLYYIHPSDYPRMILVSVVFDRKNYGGWRRVVIIVLSAKNKPGFIDDSLAIPIADLTFQKARSCFNDMVISWLLHSLFKEIAESVLYSQSAKELWIDLEDRFGETNGETNGEKLFQLQKERNVVVQCSISDYFTKMKSLWDELDVLNTFGCLCLCVRLWLIPWLSKMKSNEKSIILMPIQRALHLLYPSFKPPKGSVESKMNSSTCAYCKKPGHSIDKCYMIHGFSLDFKFTKERRFQTMADNAYHTVEEVDQGGNGFSNGKTLTQENIGEFLQLLQQLKLG is encoded by the exons ATGGCACCCACGTCTTCTACTTCCGATCCAATTATTGAAAGCACTCCAAGTACTCTTTCTGCTGGAAATAATGTCATCGATGCAACTCATCTCTACTATATTCATCCCTCTGATTATCCTAGGATGATTCTTGTTTCCGTAGTGTTTGATAGGAAAAACTATGGTGGATGGAGAAGGGTTGTTATAATTGTGCTCTCTGCCAAAAACAAACCTGGGTTCATTGATGATTCACTGGCGATTCCAATTGCAGATTTGACTTTTCAAAAGGCACGGTCATGCTTCAATGACATGGTTATCTCGTGGCTTCTCCACTCCTTATTTAAAGAAATAGCTGAATCagtgctttactctcaaagtgccAAAGAACTTTGGATCGACCTAGAAGATAGATTTGGTGAGACGAATGGTGAGACGAATGGTGAAAAATTGTTTCAATTACAAAAGGAACGAAATGTTGTGGTGCAATGTAGTATATCTGACTATTTCACTAAAATGAAGAGTCTATGGGATGAACTAGATGTGTTAAACACTTTTGGCTGTTTGTGTTTGTGTGTGCGATTGTG GCTTATTCCTTGGTTATCCAAGATGAAAAGCAACGAGAAATCAATAATTCTCATGCCTATCCAGAGGGCTCTGCATCTTTTATATCCTAGTTTCAAACCACCAAAGGGATCTGTTGAATCAAAGATGAATTCAAGCACATGTGCCTACTGTAAAAAGCCAGGTCATAGCATTGACAAATGCTACATGATTCATGGATTTTCTCTAGATTTCAAGTTCACAAAGGAAAGGAGATTCCAAACCATGGCTGACAATGCTTACCACACTGTAGAGGAGGTTGATCAAGGGGGCAATGGGTTCTCAAATGGAAAAACACTAACTCAGGAGAACATAGGAGAATTTTTGCAATTACTTCAACAATTAAAATTGGGATAG